One Sus scrofa isolate TJ Tabasco breed Duroc chromosome 10, Sscrofa11.1, whole genome shotgun sequence genomic window carries:
- the LOC106507907 gene encoding basic proline-rich protein-like has product MKPSPGRNTARWKHPSPACSGGAAPAPPLGSRTSPATFSPPSSHAVPRGTFLATPAPLPGRPGLRPPGGAREGRERPREARPPAPGPRASTQSARPAPPVSTRPTRPGAPPDCDPTSPRSQVYPASAFPVVQAAAGANPAAPRPRKQKQAAGPGRSRRAARGHSPGRPGAARVPPERCPRPTPSAAMVTLGLPCGETTERSPRKPAVPAPPPPPAIRVFTAQVL; this is encoded by the exons ATGAAGCCCTCACCCGGGCGGAACACTGCTCGCTGGAAGCATCCCTCTCCTGCCTGCAGCGGCGGTGCAGCCCCCGCGCCACCTCTCGGCTCCCGCACCTCCCCGGccaccttctctcctccctcgAGTCACGCAGTCCCCAGAGGCACATTCCTGGCGACTCCCGCTCCGTTACCCGGCCGACCCGGCTTGCGGCCGCCCGGGGGagcaagggagggaagggagcggCCGAGGGAGGCGCGGCCGCCCGCTCCCGGTCCCCGCGCCTCGACACAAAGCGCCCGGCCCGCGCCACCTGTTTCCACCCGCCCCACGAGGCCGGGGGCCCCTCCCGACTGTGATCCCACTTCTCCCCGCAGTCAAGTTTACCCCGCCTCGGCCTTCCCGGTGGTCCAGGCGGCTGCCGGGGCAAACCCCGCCGCGCCGCGGCCGCGAAAGCAAAAGCAGGCGGCGGGGCCCGGGAGGAGCCGGAGAGCCGCGCGCGGCCACTCACCCGGGCGCCCGGGAGCTGCCCGGGTCCCTCCGGAGCGCTGTCCGAGGCCAACG CCTTCAGCTGCCATGGTTACCCTGGGGCTGCCATGTGGAGAGACCACAGAGAGAAGCCCAAGGAAGCCAGCtgttccagccccacccccacccccagctattCGTGTCTTCACAGCCCAAGTTCTGTGA